aataattatttttcggtggctggtcagtagggacagcaaccagtttttgtaacattttaagtagttagataaatcAATCTtttgcgggaaagacccttattttcatatgctacaattgaaaaatcttagtgttaataaggaaaataaataggacatttgtgtgctacttttgtggtgtgcttttaatcctatcagttaccgagtgcactaaggtagcctatggtttctggaagactgcctatggcttgcccttcgagtagTAAAGttgcgctagacttatacaaccgcacattcttgtgaaaggttaaacaagctagcgcgcatatacgaagttttatccactgccgacatgctacgtagtcgataagcttcacctctgtcaagcgcggaacaacctacaccaagtcctaaactgttgtgatacttgctatgcaacctacggaattggagaaagccaaagttaacaacctagtggttatgcagacttgtctgcttctgtaagtaaggcatctggCTGCCAAccttatggctaacaacttggcaaagttctacactaacacctacggctgcatagattacgcgagcttgtctgcttataaaaaagaaGCATgtttgccactggtctatcaagccTAAaagttagggcatgaacaaaagaagcgaagatgaagaaaagcgaaagaagcatgtttataaacaattagcaaaagccgaaggagttcaagctaaataagagctacaaggaaaaacaaataaaatcctaaaggctacctagaagactacagtagcttggacatcccacgactactcggtcgccacaccttcagctaGGGCTGGGTTGGTTTgaaacggttcggttttttgtcgAATCAGAAACCAATCTGAAATTTCGGtttagttcaatttttttcagtTCGGGTCTTgtaggttttggtttttttcggttcggtttttaccatgattttttttggtaaatttggTTATTGGTATTGATCAAACAACTATCTTCATCTACAAATCACAACAACAATTatattcatttagggtttgtagGATTTGTGGGCTGCTATTGATGCAGCAAAATACGAAGAGAGAaaagctaattttttttttgccagaGCATGAATCTTTTATCcaacacaataaaaaaaaataaaaaaacttggaTTGAATCAGATGGAAAGAAACAAACACAGATACATAATCTGCATCCCCACGCATGATCAGCAACCCATACTTTCTTTGCTCTTTGTCTATCTATTGAATCTAAAACCAATACATAATCTGCAGTACACACCTCTATGCATCTCCACCCATTTTTATCTCCATAACTGAAATGAAAACTCTATCACATCTTCACAAATAACACAAAATCTAAATATTGAATATCATACACTAACAGCAAATCAATAACCCAAAATCCCTAAATCTAGAAAACCCTAAGTTATtgttcctaaatccctaaaattgAATACCTTTTGATTGAGAGTGAAGAGGGGATGCCGCAGGGTCAGCATGCTCGCAGCCATAAGGATAAGTGCTGGAGCCAGAGAGATGActgagagagaagaggggattgagagagaagaggggacgagagagagaagagtgagAAATTGGAGGCATGGACATGGAGGGTCTCACAAATATGAAGCTTGGAATAGAAAGGAGGATGTAGGTTATTGAGAAGAATGGAGAAATGGACATGGAGGAAGTCTGGAGGCAGGGAacgagagagagatgaggggaATGAAAATAGAATAAGTGTGGCTGCGCTAGGGAAATGTGTGGTTGAGCTAAGGTTTTGTTGATTTGgtcataaaatttaaaaaaaaatctccaaaaTCCGGGAGGCATGAGGAGGATTCGAACCCATGTGCTCCACTAGCTTGGAAAGTTTCATTGAAACTAACTTCACAATAGGTTCTGTTTTGTCATAATTGTatgactaaactatttataaacattgaaaaaaataattatatatatatcggttTGGTTTTCAAACCTAAAAAATCAAAACCGAACTGGctagattcggttcggttcggtttgagagtttcggtttggtttttttttgccTTGGTCTGGtttggttttcgatttttttcggtttttgattttttgaacCCAGCCCTACGTTCAGCAGCCgcgacgctcttagcagcggcatcatccgatGCTTCTcccccggctgccccagcctGGGTACTAAGTTcttcaactacttcaccaatggaagccacaaaagtaaaagcaagcaagtcttctagagaaatagagaatgtctcgaaacctcaagcccatcattctcacccttcagctgctcattcttctcaagcagaccaacacggaggcgctgcagctcatccacttcattTTTCGAACTTTcattgatcttcagtacaccttgaagttccaacacttggggttcaagcctatcaacgaccttcttgaagtggatcacttgattataaacAGTAATcgactcttcatcctttgcataagcagcgaaatgaagctcagaaactgcaaactcaagatcttgaatctgaggtatgtaacatccaatctccttctctgcactttcatacttaacttggatcgcgtcaagctTAGTCTTCAAGTTAACAATATCTTGGCGAACGGTCTTAAGCTacagagaagtgggggcagaaatattaAACCCCTTCAAAGCAATAAGCTCTaaatccaacctcttgatctcctcggctgaggaataagcttcagctgccatagTTTTCACTACCTCCTTGGCAGCCTTGCTATATATGCATTatagcaagcagagcagtccttctatattaggtcgtatgcttcgcaaaggaacttgggaaaacaacctttctactgccatcaacaaacttggcataaACGTCAATGTCTTCAAGTAGAtctagtttcaaaagcacacagatctcagcagcctccccagaagcaggcttagtaGATTTCTCATAGCTGTCCACGTGAGCAGTCTTTTCCTTCCTagcaggcgaatcagtctcaACAGCAAAGGGAATGGGCTTGGGCGCCACTTTAGTagtagagtccaccttatcactATTCATAGTAGCAaacctctccaaaggtgaatcGAACTTAGCTCCCAACAGACATCTTGGTACAGACTTCGACACTGGGGGCATGACAGGACCTTTATGCTGAGCAATCTTATCAGTAATCGTACTAGCTATTCTTGACATGGCAGACACCACAGGCTCAGATCTAGCAATCTcattttttcttcccattggaaaaaGTTATGTCAATCACAAGCATCTTGGCAGCAGGCAGACACTCATGAGCAGTGGAAGAAGTCTTCAATTTTTCTCGActggcatctcttgagcaggcagggaagatctcttctttctattTTCATTCATAGTAGGCTCCACGATAGCGATTAAACGAGCCAATGTATTCGTCTTAATTCTTTCTACCTCTTCTTTCGAGAGCGGCCCACCTTTCTCTTGTAAAAAagaactaagcagccaacgccattcACTGTACACAACAGAtgagctcaacccagcattctaGCAGGCAGGAGGCCTACATGCCTAGCATTCTAGCAACTCATGAGGCCCACGACCTTCTTATTTCTTTCAGTCGCCAACCGAGtaaggtccaagagcccaaaagaCATGAGCTGTGTGGCTCGCCTAGCACTACGCCCCCGTGCCACAATTCGTGGCCCCCGGCCGCACAAGTTGACCTTAGCTTTGGCTAAGCCAAACAGCCCAAGCAGTGGCCCCTGCCACGACGCCTCCTCAGCCCATGCCGAGCTGACTCCTgacccctgccagccgacgtgctaCACCACCCCGACAGCTGCtccgcaatagcactatccaagaagaagacaagaaaaaattaaattttttttacatcaGTGCGGCacagagaagacgaagaaatcaacgaaagacggtcctttgcatgggcaagatgtagaagattgctagatgaGGGGGAACacatatcctctaagctctctctcttgtagggtagaataaatcgctctccaaagttgatttaataacccacttaaggtggactaaAATAGGCTTTGagggaaatttatttccctttcctagaataacctaatttcctattaaagagggaatctacatcaaaataggaagcagtcctacgtttcctaaagcaagaagatctctacacctgttgccatttcctacgagcagcccaacaggtgtgggggcatttgtggagccaaaaataatcacaaggcgacacgtggatttttggacaaaagaggacaaaaatacccttgaggtacaacatgattcctacgcgcgagtagcgggcaatcatccttcaaccaaatcaaaagtgcccaaaataggcaacaaactcaaagttatttcatccatcctcatcctatattttccacaaggtaattatttcataaccttcaaaacatcccatataaattacataacccccaaaatatttattccaaaaatgtgttgattaaccaattaatggattaattgcctaattaatccattaaatcacacattaaaccaTAAGTTACACCCTATCCCTATTTTGCACCACTACGTCCTCGCTCTTAACAAATGTTATTTCTGtacttttgattatttattccaaaaatgtgttgattaaccaattaatggattaattgcctaattaatccattaaatcacacattaaaccaTAAGTTACACCCTATCCCTATTTTGCACCACTACGTCCTCGCTCTTAACAAAGGTTATTTCTGTACTTTTGcttatttataacacgttatcagcacgactctctaaTCATTTGTCATTTCCCTTCaccgaaagaagaaaaaaaaatgtttcctctaaggtttttgcTGTTCTTCTGCTTCCTCTGCCTCAATTGCTGGATATACACTCGCGAAGAACTGTTTGGACCATGTTTACTTCTAGTTCTCAACCTAACAgttacttatatctttgattttttgtttggtgCAACTCTTGACTACTAACCCAGTGTTTAtttatgcaatccaagatggtgcggtatcatcgcctatcttggattgtagatctaattttactgcaaattttaggtggtgcggtataatcgtccaccttgctttgcatatttaaattttatcgcaattttaggtggtgcggtataatcgtccaccctgctttacatatttaattttatcgcaattttaagtggtgcggtataatcgtccaccttaCTCTAcctatttaaattttcctgttGTTTAAAGTGGTGTGGAATAATCGTCTATCCTATACTTGTTtcgatgagaatggtgcggtacaattgcTCTTCTCATTAATCATGTAAATCTCGAGCCTCAAGTTTCGAGTACTTaacattttggcctgaagataaaaaatttgtaagaaccagaagttctaacaatatattCCTTCAGaacacatattattgcaagttcttacacacctcatttttttttcagaaaagaaaatggcaaacttggcaaagcatgattttgctgccctggacattactggaaataattaccttacctgggtactggataccaagatccatctggaagcagcgaatcttggagataccattaGGGAAGATAGCAGCTCATCCTCTTAAGATCGGGCAAAGACCATGATTTTTATTCGtcgccatcttgatgaggcactaaagagcgagtacttaacggttgaagatatacaatcaccagacaacggtgattcttctAAGAGCTCGCTATGActggactcacctaaggatccaaGATTTCAAGTCAGCGGCTGAGTACAATTCGGTgttgttcagaattacctctcagatAAAGCTCTGTGGGGATACTATTACTGAGGAGATGTTATTGGAAAATACTTTCAGCACATTCCATGCCTCTAACATGCTCCTGCAGCAGCAGTATAGAACGTgaggcttcactgaatacaaccaaCTGATATATGTGCTCCTGGTAGCAgaacagaacaatgagctcctgatgaaaaaccataattcccgacctactggatcagcatcgttcccagaagtgaatgctgCTTCTCTTGAAAGGAATACCATATCCTCCCATGGAAATAATTACAAATGAAGACGTGGCGACAAGCGAGGCCGGTGGAATgggaaaggcaagaaccatggtgtccaGTTTCACAATCAGGTTCCAAGGCATAATCCAGGCCCGAGCTTTAAAAATGCAAATCGCCAGAAAGGAAAAACTCATATGAACACTCCTAGAAATCCTAAAGGAGTTTGCCATATGTGTGGTGGCAATGATCATTGGGCGCGTACTTGTCGCACCCCAAAGCATCTGGTGGACCTGTATCAAGGCTCAttcaaggagaagggtgtcgagatcAATTTTTTCGACCAGGATCAACTAATGGAAACCCCTTATCCAGTGACCAATTTATCAGGACAGTTAAACACAACCCACCTGGATGCTAAAGACTTTATTaatgaaagagggaatgaagtttatgagtccgattgaattattatgtttAATGTACTCTTGTTATTTGTACTTGTGGTTTAATGTtcgcattttcaattcaataaaagtagtattccagtatgaataaactgctttttctttactcagagatcatggataaaaattatggttattctcaaaacaagagTAATGGTAGAGACCTTTGTCTTGCAACAGCGCAACCACGCATTCAATACTTCAAGATTGAAAGTATTTCTTGAATttggtacttgcaaaagtaaaggtaacaacaatatcaggacaatcagatgtaattgaaggctcaggaaaaacccagattatgttaccaaatggaacaatattgtccataaaGAATGCATTATATGCTACTCGATCCATTGGAAATTTGTTaagttttaaagacatacgtttaaatggataccacattgaaacgaaaagagtataaaatgtggaatatttatgcattacctccaatgatacctagaagcgtatattggagaagttgcatggtttatcgagtggattatattttacatacataaagacagttgaggcatatactgtcatgaaccataagttcattgattcaaaggtttacatgCTTCGGCTTGACCGTCTAGGTCATccaggatctaccatgatgcgtagaatAATTACCAACTCTattggacatccattattgagcagacatattgatgtctcaaatgataacccttgcaaggcttgttcccaagggaagttggtaattagaccatcaaaactaaaggttgatgatgaatccccatcatttttgcaaagaattcaaggggatatttgtggacctatttaaccaccttgtggaccatttcgatattttatggttttggttgatgcatctactcgatggtcacatgtttgcctattgtctacttgaaatgtagcttttgtgagacttcttgctcatataattaagttgcgagcacagttcccagatcatcccattaagccaatccgacttgataacgttggtgaatttacgtctcaaacttttgatgattactgcatggcactgggcattgatgttgaacatccTGTTCCTCGTGTCCATacccaaaatggtttagcagaggcatttatcaagcggcttcaattaatagccgcactttgctcatgaaaacgaaattgccagtCTCTAtatggggacatgccatcttacatgCAGCATTATTGGTTCGACTGAGacccatagccaaccaccaatactcatcaTTACGACTTATGTTTAGACATCAGCCAAATATTTCatatttacgagtttttggttgtgctgtttatgtgcctattgcaccaccacaatgaactaaaatgggacctcagcgcagactgggaatttatgtgggttttgattcaccatctatcattagatatttcgAACCTTTGAttggtgatatgtttacagctcgttttgctgattgtcattttgatgagacagttttcCTTGTCGTTAGGGAGAGAAAagatcgttccagaagaacgacaagagctaacatgggttgttcccaacttatctcattttgatccatgaagcactcaatgtgaaaatgaagtgaaaaagatcgttcatcttcaaggtattgctaatcaaatgctagatgcatttaatgatgcttcgaaagtgacaaagtcacatataccagctgcaaacgcacctgcaagaattgatgtccctactggacaaaataaaatggcagcgaatgattcatctagtgcacgcctgaagcatggtagacccccaggttcaaaagattcagcccctcgaaagagaaagatgagggcacagttgaacccaaatgatatcattcaataaaagaaattgaatgataaatccacagttcatgattctgtacttctagaaaaagaaaatgtccttgataAGACACCTGTCCttgaagagacagaagtacatgaaagcaaagaaatatccataaattatgcatgtactaatgaattgtgggatcaaaATGCAATAATCATGGACGACATGTTTACATTTGCAATAGCCACTGAAattatattaagtgatgatattgagtcccgctctgttgatgaatgcagaCAGAGACAatattggcctaagtggaaagatgcaatttagggagaattaaattccttggaaagacgaagtgtttttggaccagtagtccaagCCCCGCTTGGTGTGAACCCCGTAGGTTACAAATGagtattcacaaggaaacgcaacgagaaaaaccgagattgcaagatataaagcacgacttGTTGCACAAGATTTTTTACAAAGAcatggaattgattatgaagagacatactctcctataatggacgcaattatgttccattacttaataagtttggtgatttcagaaaaacttgagaTGCGACTTATGAatgtcatcaccgcgtatctatatggagaattaaatacagacatatatatgaaagtcccagaatGACTTAAGTTGCTTGAAGCCactaacaaaccacgaggtatgttctcaatcaaattaaggcgatcactatatgggctgaaacaatctgggcgaatgtggtataatcgtcttagtgagtatttgattaaagaaggatatgccaacaatgtcatctgcccttgtgtgttcattaagaaatcaaatattggatttgctatagtggcagtatacgtcgatgatatgaacctagttggaacccttgaagagctcaataaaactgctgaatatcgaaaaagtgaatttgaaatgaaagaccttaggaaaacaaaatattgtctcggcctgcagatcgagcattgtgctaatggaattttggtccatcaatcagcttacattgaaaagatactgaagcgatttggcatggacaaggcttatccacttagcaccccaatggtcgtttgttctttggacattaagaaagatccattccatccaaaagaagatgatgaattgGTCCTTgatccagaagtaccatatttgagcgcaataggtgctttattgtatttagcacaatgtagtagaccagatatagctttttcagttaacttgttagccaggtacAGCTCTGCTCTAACAATTTgtcattggaagggagtcaaagatgttctacgataccttcgtgggacaacagatatgggtttcttctactcagacaagcccacaaatgatcagatccttgttggatatgcagatgctggttttctctctGATTCGC
This region of Malus domestica chromosome 07, GDT2T_hap1 genomic DNA includes:
- the LOC139197766 gene encoding secreted RxLR effector protein 161-like, giving the protein MVVCSLDIKKDPFHPKEDDELVLDPEVPYLSAIGALLYLAQCSRPDIAFSVNLLARYSSALTICHWKGVKDVLRYLRGTTDMGFFYSDKPTNDQILVGYADAGFLSDSHKACSQNGYVFTNGDTAISWRSTKQTLVATSFNHSEIIALHEASRECSWLRSMTHHIRNSYGLPSKIDTPTVIHEDNAACVAQMNEGFIKGDKTKHIFPWFFSAHEL